A window of Oncorhynchus kisutch isolate 150728-3 linkage group LG10, Okis_V2, whole genome shotgun sequence contains these coding sequences:
- the cep135 gene encoding centrosomal protein of 135 kDa isoform X4, translating into MQAVVQTPGGKKHSIPFRRQRMQIDDLIPPSSGPTQPVAQPDDPYIADLLQVADDRIQELQQDVTKLKLDLERAQGGIKHLHIQVEERDKEIERLSRALDGGRPYDVISLEAQTISNEKLIAHLNLQIEYLQETNRTLEQKVQGLQQRKQDASTEVADLSAKNQELCQELTHIDHLAKQLEKDKDLVLETADLELQEANKEIQKQHRALEDLEDVITKLRRDHAEGDYEKDRLRNQLGELREQNEKMEGLMNFLEEEKRRLQDKLEKMTDADKELVLELESMRSKHGVCGKDRSPSRLDAFVRSLEEERDYYRQEAERYRRARGPGVMDHTPTRSSPGRGRSPRGRTGWHGRGDNVDLELSRTVKERDELQAVLLGFERHMEDIQTNVKALTAERDQLSLQCKKVQEELRRVRTGSELSTEVLRLKEEREQADAVLQRITSERDTLRERLKVAQTCALTDREEEERRILNLENTIKTLERERLDLRSQVSVLKDGRVAIEEELKARSTALVHTAEETAQQRAESSALRLLQEQMEQSLFDTQHRLSVKTNELHAAHQQMEKLEEKIAELSRHGSTQRDGVTVLQKTVSALDREKDALQDDVDQKTESLALLQDELSRKEKTLEEVRLTVKDMENSLDQLKGALSSREREIASLRRQLDSAQEELSGVGRDREIALRENRRLQDDLATMTRENQAVHAEMEEALHEKDELKMRVHSYISEVARIENIMLAKEKENREMLERFRMAHGESEDRELKLQHAEGLNNSIRLELLSSDTERRHLRETVGHQEREIQEHMNALQAYEAQVSSLARGMSRLEEELQAARGEKTVLLSDLASVRELCVKLDSSKELSTRQLTSKSMELERVTGELEDVRSEAELMKKQLASERLTVRNLETLLSSNRQKEFHTHLSASERESELKVLRDRLALADSKTAGHAREVSLLRGKVSQLQTEMDVLKRQLTTERFERERAVQEMRRQGMSFSSLRSSSPLSRSLSPRPPSPLSRSLSPRPPSPERSILRTPERSTDRSPEKIVSFKE; encoded by the exons ATGCAGGCTGTGGTGCAGACACCAG GAGGGAAAAAGCACAGCATTCCTTTCAGACGTCAGCGGATGCAGATTGATGACCTTATCCCGCCCTCCTCTGGCCCCACTCAACCTGTGGCGCAGCCTGATGACCCGTACATCGCAGATCTTCTGCAGGTGGCTGATGACAG GATTCAGGAGCTGCAGCAGGATGTAACCAAACTGAAATTAGACCTTGAAAGAGCTCAGGGTGGTATCAAACACCTGCACATACAGGTTGAGGAGCGAGACAAAGAGATTGAGCGTCTTAGTCGAGCACTTGATGGAGGGCGTCCTTATGATGTCATCTCCCTAGAGGCTCAGACCATCAGCAATGAGAAACTGATTGCCCACCTTAACCTGCAG ATCGAGTACCTGCAGGAGACTAACAGGACTCTGGAGCAGAAGGTTCAGGGGCTGCAGCAGAGGAAGCAGGATGCATCCACTGAGGTGGCGGACCTCAGTGCCAAGAACCAGGAGTTGTGTCAGGAGCTCACCCACATAGACCACCTGGCCAAGCAGCTGGAGAAGGACAAGGACCTGGTGCTGGAGACTGCTGACCTGGAACTACAGGAGGCCAAT AAAGAAATCCAAAAGCAACACCGAGCCTTGGAGGACTTGGAAGATGTAATCACAAAGTTAAGAAGG GACCACGCTGAGGGAGACTACGAGAAGGACCGTCTGAGGAACCAGCTGGGGGAGCTCAGGGAGCAGAATGAGAAGATGGAGGGACTGATGAACTTcctggaggaagagaagaggaggctTCAGGACAAACTAGAGAAAATGACTGATGCTG ATAAAGAGCTGGTTCTTGAGCTGGAGAGCATGAGGTCTAAACACGGTGTGTGTGGGAAGGACCGCTCCCCATCTCGCCTGGACGCATTTGTCAGGAGCCTGGAAGAGGAGCGGGACTATTACCGACAGGAGGCTGAGCGCTACCGCAGGGCCAGGGGACCAGGCGTCATGGACCACACCCCCACCCGCAGCAGCCCAGGCAGGGGCAGGAGCCCCAGGGGGAGAACAGGCTGGCATGGCAGG GGGGACAATGTTGATTTGGAGCTCTCCCGgacagtgaaggagagagatgagcTCCAGGCTGTACTGCTGGGTTTTGAGCGACACATGGAGGACATCCAAACCAACGTCAAGGCCCTTACTGCTGAGCGGGACCAGCTTAGTTTACAGTGCAAAAAG GTTCAGGAGGAGCTGAGGCGGGTCCGTACAGGATCAGAGCTGTCCACAGAGGTCCTGAggctgaaggaggagagggagcaggCTGATGCTGTCCTACAAAGGATCACCTCCGAGAGGGACACACTCCGGGAGAGACTAAAAGTTGCCCAGACCTGTGCTCTCACAGACCGAGAGGAAGAGGAGCGGAGGATCCTGAACCTGGAAAACACCATCAAGACT TTGGAGAGGGAGCGTCTGGACTTGCGGTCTCAGGTGTCAGTGCTGAAGGATGGCAGGGTGGCTATAGAGGAGGAGCTGAAGGCTCGCTCCACTGCCCTGGTCCACACTGCAGAGGAGACGGCCCAGCAGAGAGCTGAGTCCAGCGCACTACG GCTGTTGCAGGAGCAGATGGAACAGTCTCTGTTTGACACACAACACAGGCTCTCTGTGAAGACCAACGAGCTCCATGCTGCCCACCAGCAGATGGAGAAACTGGAGGAGAAAATAG CTGAGCTGAGTCGCCATGGCTCCACCCAGAGAGACGGCGTTACTGTGCTCCAGAAGACTGTCTCTGCTCTGGACAGGGAGAAGGATGCTCTGCAGGATGACGTGGACCAGAAGACTGAGAGCCTGGCCCTGCTGCAGGACGAGCTGTCCAGGAAG GAGAAGACACTGGAGGAAGTTAGACTTACTGTTAAAGACATGGAGAACTCCCTAGA TCAGCTGAAGGGGGCACTGAGCAGCCGTGAGCGGGAGATAGCCAGTCTACGCAGACAACTTGACTCTGCCCAGGAGGAGCTGTCTGGAGTGGGAAGAGACCGAGAGATCGCCCTGCGAGAGAACCGGAGACTACAGGATGACCTAGCCACTATGACCAGGGAGAACCAG GCTGTGCATGCCGAGATGGAAGAGGCCTTGCATGAGAAAGACGAGCTGAAGATGAGAGTTCACTCCTACATCTCAGAAGTGGCCAGGATAGAGAATATAATGCTTGCGAAG GAGAAGGAGAACAGGGAGATGCTGGAGCGGTTCCGGATGGCCCATGGGGAGTCAGAGGACCGGGAGCTGAAGCTGCAGCACGCTGAGGGCCTCAACAACTCCATCCGCCTGGAGCTGCTCTcttcagacacagagagacgaCACCTCAGAGAGACTGTGggacatcaggagagagagatCCAGGAG CACATGAATGCCCTGCAGGCATACGAGGCCCAGGTGTCGTCCCTGGCCCGGGGCATGTCCCGGCTGGAGGAGGAGCTGCAGGCGGCCCGGGGGGAGAAGACTGTCCTGCTGTCTGACCTGGCCTCTGTCAGGGAGCTCTGTGTCAAACTGGACTCAAGCAAAGAGCTCAGCACCCGCCAGCTCACCTCCAAGAGCATGGAGCTGGAGAGG GTGACAGGAGAGCTGGAGGACGTGCGCTCGGAGGCAGAGCTGATGAAGAAGCAGCTGGCCAGTGAGAGGCTGACTGTCCGTAACCTAGAGACACTTCTCTCCTCCAATCGGCAGAAGGAGTTCCACACGCATTTGAGCGCCAGCGAGAGGGAGTCGGAGCTGAAGGTTCTGCGGGACAGACTCGCCTTAGCTGACAGCAAAAC ggcagGGCATGCCAGGGAGGTTTCACTACTCCGAGGGAAAGTCTCTCAGCTGCAAACAGAGATGGACGTGCTGAAGAGACAGCTGACCACTGAGCGCTTTGAGCG TGAGAGGGCTGTGCAGGAGATGCGCAGGCAAGGTATGTCTTTCTCCTCACTGCGGAGCTCCTCCCCCCTGAGCAGATCTCTGAGTCCCCGTCCCCCCTCCCCCCTGAGCAGATCTCTGAGTCCCCGTCCCCCCTCCCCGGAACGGTCCATCCTGCGAACTCCAGAGCGCTCTACCGACCGGTCACCAGAGAA AATTGTGAGCTTTAAGGAGTAG